The Martelella endophytica genome contains the following window.
GCCGCCTGCACCGCGGCACGGATTTCTTCCGGCAGGAATTGCAGGCTCGGCACCGGATCGTAGCTTGAGGAAACGCCGCCGCCGGTCATGATCTTGATCTGGCTGGCGCCGAGTAGAAGCTGCTCGCGCACCCGGTTCAGAACCTGCGGCACGCCGTTGGCGATGGAGGAGATGCCGGCCTGCTCGGCATGGCTGAGGTTGGACTGATCGGAGGCCGGGATCTCGTAGACCATGCGGAAATCGCCGTGGCCGGAGGTTTGCGAGATCATCGCGCCGGAGGGGTAGATGCGCGGGCCGACGGCCTTGCCTTCATCGATCGCGCGCTTCAGCGGAAAGGATGGCCCGCCAACGTCGCGAATGGTGGTAAAGCCGCGCATCAGCGTCTTCTGCGCTTCATTGGCGGCGACCAGATGGACATAGGGCACGGCCGCGGTCATCGCCACCTGCATCGGGATCGCGCAAAGCAGCGCATGCCAGTGGCTGTCGATCAGGCCCGGCATCAGCACCCTTCCGCCGCAGTCGACCGTCGTCACATCGTCGACCGTTTCGGACGTCGGGACCAGCGCCGCGATCCGGTTGTCGCGGATGAGGACGTTGCGGCCTTCGATCAGATCGGCCGAATGACCGTCGAAGACGCGGACATTGGTGAAGAGCGTCGCTTCGGGGACTGTCTGGGCAAGGGCGGGAAAGGCCGAAACCGCATTGGCGGCGATGCCTGCCGCCACGCCCTTGAGGATCGACCGGCGGCTGAAGCCATCGGCAAGGCGCGCATTCAGCCGCGCGAAATCGGGTGTGTGGCAGAGGCATCCCGCCCCGTGAACAAGATGCTGGTATTTCGTGCCCGCGCGCATGCTTCCCCCATGGTATGCCATCCCTCGCCCGATGATGACCCGGCGCCGCTGGCAAATCTCCGCCCGCCGCGCCGCGAAGGCTCATCGTTCAGGGAAACCCTACGAAGCTTCGCCCCTTGAATGCAAGTAAAGCCTTGATGAAAAAGCAATGTGCCTTGCTAATCGCCGGCCAGCGCATCGCCCGCCAGATCAAACGGCGCCGAAAGCGTGTTGCCGACGGCATCGAAGATCAGTGCGCCCGCCTGTCGCAGCGGGCTGGACATGTCGTTGGTATCCTCGAGCTCGGGATAGATCGCGGCGAGATCGGCATAGCGGCTGTGGTTCAGCGGATCGCTTGAGGAGACGGAGGAGATGTCGAGCAGCAGTACGTGCTCCTCGCGCGCCTTGGCAACCACATCCGGATCGGTGATATCGAGCTGACCCGCACGCTGATGGTTGCCCTGGAGCAGCCGGGAAGCGGCAAGCGCGCGGTCGTCGGCCGAGACCATCACCAGCAGGGGCGGGTCGAGCGGGCCGATGACGTCAAGCTGGGCGTTGAAGACATCCTCGTCGATGTCGGGCGCCGCAAGAATGACATTGAGTTTCCTGAGCGCTGGCCGATCGCCTTCCAGCGCGAGCTGGCGCAGCGCCTCCATCGAAAGCCATCCGCCCATGGAATGGCCGAAGAGCATCACCGAGCGAACCTTTGAAAGGCTGGTCAATTGCTCGAGCACATCTGTCAGGCCGTCGCGCGAGAAGGTCGCCGATTCCCGGTCGGTGGCGTAATCCAGAAGCCGCGCCTGCGAAGGCCAGGAGAAGAACACCGGCACGCCGGTAATTTCGGAATCGGCCGAAAGCTGAGCGAGCCTGAAAAGCCCCTCCTGAAAGCTGACATTGAAACCATGCACGAACAGCGCAATCCGGCCGCTGTCGCTGGCGTCCGCATTCACCGCCTTGTCGAAGGCCTGCTTCGACAGGACCACATGCCGGACGACGGTAAACTTCGTGTCGGGGTGGGGCCTGGCGGAATAGGGCCACTCGATCTCGCCGGACACATGGTTTGGCGGAATGGAGATGGTGAAAGCTGCGTAGCTCAGGTTTTCGGCCCGATCATTGGTGAAGCCCTCATGCGCCACCTCGGCGGCCTCGCGCGATGTCGCGACATAGATGGTGACGGTGCGACGCCCTTCGGACCCATCCGGATAGGAGCGCAGCACCTCCGGACCCGGCCTCGTCCCGCAACCGGCCAGCGTTATCAGCATCACAAGCAGAAAAGACAGCTGACATAGTGCTGCGATGACGCGGCCGCTTGCTGTCATGACGGTGATTTCGAAAGGGGGCTCGCGCAACATACCTTGGGACACAAACTGTTATGAACTGATGAGGCCGACCGACCTTACTGTCTTGCCATCAAATTCTTAGGGGTGGGCAAGGCGGAAAGCAAGCCGCCAGCCAGCACTGTCTTGACCGTGTTATGAGGCCCCGATAACTGTTGGGTATCGGGAACATCTGCCAGGGGAGACGAAAATTGGACAGGAAAACCGCAGCCGAAGCCTTGTTCGATCCGAACGACGAGACTTACGGGACAGCCGATCTTTCAGCAATCCTGCCGAAATCGAAGTTCCCGGATGCCGAGCGGGCACCGCGACTTGCCTATGCCGCCATTCACGATGAGCTTCTGCTCGACGGCAATGCCCGCCAGAATCTCGCGACCTTCTGCCAGACCTGGGAAGAGCCGGAAGTCCATCAACTGATGGACGACTGCATCGACAAGAACATGATCGACAAGGATGAATATCCGCAGACCGCCGAGATCGAGGCGCGCTGCATTCGAATGCTTGCCGATCTATGGAATGCGCCGCAAGGCCCAGCCACTGGAACCTCGACCACCGGCTCGTCTGAGGCGGCCATGCTCGGTGGCCTGGCCATGAAGCGTCGCTGGGAGACCAAGCGCAAGGCCGAGGGCAAGCCGATCGACAAGCCCAACCTGATCACCGGTCCGGTACAGGTCTGCTGGCACAAGTTCACCCGCTACTGGGATATCGAGCATCGCGAAATCCCGATGGAGGACGGCCGGCTGCTGATGACGCCGGAAGAGGTGCTGAAGCTTTGCGATGAGAACACGATCGGCGTCGTGCCGACGCTTGGCGTGACCTTCACCGGCGAATACGAGCCGGTCAGGGCGGTCTCCGATGCGCTCGACGACCTTCAGGCTCGTACCGGCCTCGATATCCCGATCCATGTCGATGGCGCCAGCGGCGGCTTTCTGGCGCCCTTCTGCGCACCGGACCTCGAATGGGACTTCCGCCTGCCGCGGGTGAAGTCGATCAATGCGTCCGGCCACAAGTTCGGCCTGTCGCCGCTCGGTGTCGGCTGGGTGCTGTGGCGTGAGGAGCAGGACCTGCCGGAACAGATGATCTTCTGGGTCAATTATCTCGGCGGCAACATGCGCGATATCGCGCTCAACTTCTCCCGTCCCGGCGGGCAGGTTGTCTGCCAGTACTACAACTTCCTGCGCCTCGGCCGCGATGGCTATCGCAAGGTGCACGAGGCCTGCTATCGCAGCGCCGCCTATCTGGCAGAGGCCCTGGAAAAAACCGGCCTCGTCGATATCGTCTTCGACGGCGATCCCGCACGCGGCATCCCGGCCGTCTCGTGGAAGCTGAAAGAAGGCCTTGCGACCAACTACACGCTGTTCGACCTCGCCGATCGCCTGCGGGCCCGCGGCTGGCAGGTGCCGGCCTATACGCTGCCGGCCAATTGCGAAAACCAGGCAATTCAGCGCATTCTGGTGCGCAATGGTGTGTCGATCGATCTCTGCTCGCTGTTGATCGACGACATGATGACCGCCGTCGAATATTTCCGCGCCCATCCGGTCAGCAAGCCCCTGACCGAAGACGAGGCTTCCGGCTTCCACCACTGAGCCTTTCACGCGACGACGAATAAAGGGGAGCCGTTTTGGCCCCCCTTTTGCATTTGTTCCGGTGCGCCGCGTCAGTGCGCCAGCATGATCGCCGTCGCGTTGCCTTCCGCCTGATCGAAGGCGGAAAGCGGGACGACGTGGATGCCGCCGGCTGCGGCAAGCTTGCCGAGATCCATGCTGACATAGCCGAGGCTGTCATAGGGCTTCAGGAACATCAGGCCGCGATCGAGGTCGGTGAGCGATGTCCATGAGGTGTATTCGGTGATGTAGTCCGGCTTCTTGACCTCGCCCTGGCCCGACAGCGCGGCGGCAGAGCTCGTCAGAGCGCTCGCCTTGGCGCTGGCGTAGCGCGAGGCGCCGCGCGGGCGATCAAACTTGTTCATCAGGTGCGACAACGCCAGGATCGCCTTGTCCGGCCCGTCGGCCTTTTCGGTGAAGTTGGCATAGTAGGCGGCGCGGACGAAGCGGCCGACGGCCGTATCGGAGGCTGGCAGCCCGGCCGTGGCGATGCCCGAATCCGGCTGAACGAATTCCTGCCCGAGAATGGTCGCCGCCGTTTGGTCGGTGTTGTCGAAGAAGGTGTAGTTGTTGAGATTGGTCAGATGCCAGTCGAAGCGCGGGCTGTTGGTCATCACCCCGATCGGATTGTCGAAGATGTGGCGCTCGCCATCGAAGAACTCGATCACGATCGAGGCGCCGCTGCGGTCATGCACGGTGTAGTGGAACGGCGGGATCGTGCCGCCAAGCGCTTCGAGCGGATCGACGATGACCGGCTGGTTCTCGAGCGCGGCCTTGACCTCGGCCACGGTTGAAAACTGGCCGAGGATCCAGGCGCCGAGGTCGATGGCGGAGAGAAGCGGCGCGTCTGCGGCAAACGTATCGTCAGGCCCGTGGGTATCGGCAAAGGCGAGCAGGCTGAAATCGAGACCGGCCTCGTTCATCCCTTCGCAGACCTTCAGATCCTTGATGCTGCCATTGGGCACCGCAACGCCGAGAATGTCGTATTTGCTCTGATATTCGAGCGCCGGATGTGCACCGACCTTGGACGCAAGCGGCGTGCCCTTGGGAATGAAGGCGGCGAGATAGGGAAGCTCCACGGGCAGCTCCATGGTTCGCCCGGCATAGACGGAGCCCTGAAGATCACGGTAGAGAAGGGATGTGCACATGTTCGACCTCAATTGACGGTTTTCGTTACCCCTTTGAAGGGTAGTTCAGACGGCGCATCTGATCTCGATCACGACGCGGCATGACGCGCCTCTCGCATGCTCAGCGCTGCGCCGATGAAGAAGCAGAGCGCGCCGAACCAGAGATTGGCGTTTGAAACGGTCATGATCCACGCGGCCTCCTTCCCTTCCGGCGTATAGGCTATTGTTGAAGCGATCATGAAGGCAATGCAACCGAGAAGGTTGATGGCGCCGATCCACCAGGAAACATCGCGGCGCGGCAGCGACAGATGCGCGTGCCCCACCTCGATATAAGCGAGATAGCCGGAGACCAGGAAGAGCACGGATCCCGCCATGCCCGGCCCCCAGATGACGATATCCTGCATGACCCAATCTGAAGGCGTGTGGATCGCATCGAAGGTGTTGAAGTTGAAGAAGATCGTGCCGATGAACTGGGTCGCGGCGCTGAGCCAGCCGGCATTCAT
Protein-coding sequences here:
- a CDS encoding metal-dependent hydrolase family protein, which codes for MRAGTKYQHLVHGAGCLCHTPDFARLNARLADGFSRRSILKGVAAGIAANAVSAFPALAQTVPEATLFTNVRVFDGHSADLIEGRNVLIRDNRIAALVPTSETVDDVTTVDCGGRVLMPGLIDSHWHALLCAIPMQVAMTAAVPYVHLVAANEAQKTLMRGFTTIRDVGGPSFPLKRAIDEGKAVGPRIYPSGAMISQTSGHGDFRMVYEIPASDQSNLSHAEQAGISSIANGVPQVLNRVREQLLLGASQIKIMTGGGVSSSYDPVPSLQFLPEEIRAAVQAAEDWGTYVCTHVYTAKGIRRSIDNGVHCIEHGQLADEETVRMMADQGIWWSIQPFLGGEYANPKGTEQQRREQQEIARGTVRCFEWAQKFGLEKFVWGTDVLFNPPGTETQGRQLALLSDWFSNVDVLRMATGRSGELMALSGERNPYPGKIGVIEPDALADLLLIDGNPLEDISLVANPENMAIIMKDGRFFKNTL
- a CDS encoding alpha/beta hydrolase; translated protein: MTASGRVIAALCQLSFLLVMLITLAGCGTRPGPEVLRSYPDGSEGRRTVTIYVATSREAAEVAHEGFTNDRAENLSYAAFTISIPPNHVSGEIEWPYSARPHPDTKFTVVRHVVLSKQAFDKAVNADASDSGRIALFVHGFNVSFQEGLFRLAQLSADSEITGVPVFFSWPSQARLLDYATDRESATFSRDGLTDVLEQLTSLSKVRSVMLFGHSMGGWLSMEALRQLALEGDRPALRKLNVILAAPDIDEDVFNAQLDVIGPLDPPLLVMVSADDRALAASRLLQGNHQRAGQLDITDPDVVAKAREEHVLLLDISSVSSSDPLNHSRYADLAAIYPELEDTNDMSSPLRQAGALIFDAVGNTLSAPFDLAGDALAGD
- a CDS encoding glutamate decarboxylase, translated to MDRKTAAEALFDPNDETYGTADLSAILPKSKFPDAERAPRLAYAAIHDELLLDGNARQNLATFCQTWEEPEVHQLMDDCIDKNMIDKDEYPQTAEIEARCIRMLADLWNAPQGPATGTSTTGSSEAAMLGGLAMKRRWETKRKAEGKPIDKPNLITGPVQVCWHKFTRYWDIEHREIPMEDGRLLMTPEEVLKLCDENTIGVVPTLGVTFTGEYEPVRAVSDALDDLQARTGLDIPIHVDGASGGFLAPFCAPDLEWDFRLPRVKSINASGHKFGLSPLGVGWVLWREEQDLPEQMIFWVNYLGGNMRDIALNFSRPGGQVVCQYYNFLRLGRDGYRKVHEACYRSAAYLAEALEKTGLVDIVFDGDPARGIPAVSWKLKEGLATNYTLFDLADRLRARGWQVPAYTLPANCENQAIQRILVRNGVSIDLCSLLIDDMMTAVEYFRAHPVSKPLTEDEASGFHH
- a CDS encoding linear amide C-N hydrolase, translating into MCTSLLYRDLQGSVYAGRTMELPVELPYLAAFIPKGTPLASKVGAHPALEYQSKYDILGVAVPNGSIKDLKVCEGMNEAGLDFSLLAFADTHGPDDTFAADAPLLSAIDLGAWILGQFSTVAEVKAALENQPVIVDPLEALGGTIPPFHYTVHDRSGASIVIEFFDGERHIFDNPIGVMTNSPRFDWHLTNLNNYTFFDNTDQTAATILGQEFVQPDSGIATAGLPASDTAVGRFVRAAYYANFTEKADGPDKAILALSHLMNKFDRPRGASRYASAKASALTSSAAALSGQGEVKKPDYITEYTSWTSLTDLDRGLMFLKPYDSLGYVSMDLGKLAAAGGIHVVPLSAFDQAEGNATAIMLAH